The Hydractinia symbiolongicarpus strain clone_291-10 chromosome 2, HSymV2.1, whole genome shotgun sequence genomic sequence aagtTTGTGTTATTTTGTTTACAGAAGCAACCAATCACTAGGAGCAAAGACAAAAATGAAAAGCCACTTAAACCAAAAAACACGACACCCGAATAAACCGATAACGTAAAGTTGTAAGTCCATAACGCAGCGGCGTTAATAAGCACGCTGGCTATAGCATCTACAGCTTCGATTGAGGCGAGCACACTTCCGTATTGATGTGGTAATACTTGCTTCGTAATGAGCGATCGTAGTGTTGCAGTAGCGACAGATACTGCTAACCCGAAAATGTTAACCAAAAATACAACAGTGGGCGTCCGAGCCAGCCCAATAAGTAAAAAACAAGTGATTTGGCTGATTAACCCAAATATTATCAGGGTATAGTCATTAAAGTGAAAGCAACGATGGGACAATTGTGTAACGATAATAACACCAACTCCTCGAATACTACCTTGAACTGCGACATAATAACCAATCTCTTGTgcagaaaaaacaaaaggctTATTCTTTAAATACAACGTTTCAACGATTAACTCTCCCACAAAAGCACATACTGAAAAGCCGAAGGCTAAGGTCAGTGGCACAACAACACTAATCCATCGAGGTTCCGTGAGCACTTCCACAATGCTCTTATAATGCGCAAACGGATTTAACAGGTGGGTGTACTTAATGTCATTAAAACTTGCATTCGCCGATTTgttcttttcaatattttcaacaaCAGCATCTGTCTCGCGTATGCTGTCGCCACCATGCAATAAACTCGTCCTACTCGACGTTCTTTCGGCCGCCGGTTGAACTACTTGATCCGGCAGGTAAATTAAAACGTACAAAAGAGTCAAGACGTCGATGCCGAATGTTAATGCAAATACCGAAATAAATCCCAGTTTTTCCAATAAATAACCTGATAACAAACCTGCTGGCACACCAGCAAAAAACACACTAGCCTCGACGAACGCCATCCTCATTGTTCGATGATTCGGACTATCAGACGTCACATCAGCGATATAAGCATAACATAATGCCACAACTCCTTGAAATTCTCCATACAAACAGGAGAGAAACGAGCCAAACAGCATGTAACCAACATGAGCCTCCATGAAATAAGCACTCCATAAATATACCAAGGCTCGGATACCATTTATAATAGGCACCAAAGTCATAGCGCGTTTCCTTCCAATGATATCCGTTATGGGTCCCCAAATAAGTACTGTAAAGACGGCTGGTACCAATGAAGTTGTAAGCAGGTAAAACCACCATTCCGTTGATTTCTAAAAcacaaaaggtaatttaaacGATATTTATGGCATTATCATTCACTACGAAGTCATCATGACCTTGTTTCATAGGATTCTGCTGAGATAAGTAAGAAAGTTATTTTAGCTCGGTAAGCTTTCACAACGACGCACATAGTGTCGATTACTGATTTAacgcaataataataatatggaTTTAGAACGACTACTTTGTCGATGACAAGGCTTACTATTGTGCAATAATAGTCTCGTCGGttagcccgtcctttatataccgtATTTTGTGTTTCCGCAGCACAGCTCTTTCCTTGTGCACAAAGAGACAGATTACGGGTATTATTAGAAACTAGTCGGTAGCCTATGgataaaatgttaataaaagtAAGAGTTGAAGCACATAGTTAATAGTTTTTATAAACACATTGTTTGTGAAGAGGCACTGTGACAGCACATGTCACAAAATTTCCATAAGATCATTTTTATAGACAACAAATTCTAATTTCTATTCTAACTTTTGATCCTATCATTATCTCCCCGACTAATGAAGAGCCAATGATGATTTTGATCATTGCTCGTCGCTGACAAAAAAATATCCTTAATAATTGTATTACCTACAACTATATGGTGTAGTTAAacacaattaattctgatatcacaaccaaatctcggtataggttacgggaaatagcaaagcatggttttcctttgttacgtggtgtcattcgtaaagagtgagccaatgacataagtttttaggacttacgtacagggcactttaattacactcataagcgcaagaaatgaaCGCATAAAATTtagtacttattacaaaaataccaatgggtttgtttacaaaagagaacaacctcgatgttgttgattttgttcttacaggtagcttagctactatAGTTACATTTAGGATTACACTAGCATTTactacttaatactcagtaaaataggtcaagtttgaatattaaactttttcgctatagctagctagactaagcatgaaaggacaaggctgagctttttagctgggttaaaagtcaaaacttaaagaggaaaattacacatatttgagaacacctgcaggaaaatgcattgttcatctattaccccatatggctaatatggaagatttcttcataaaaagcatcagaaacttttttcatgtggattacttttacattaacaaaaattaaaaatttgaagataaacttgcgattttgtcattcattagttttcaaatttctcgctagaaatttttaaggtttaaaacccatgtctcacagtaactttttcgttcttatcctaatgttaatacataagctatgcaagatcttttgcaggaaaaaaaaaacacatcaagagaaaaagtttgttactaaaatattataaataatttcaaaccgattagtccctgcagtaATTTTGGTGTCAGcagtatgaaaaactatgctaaaactataataagtaaaagtcctattacttcagtaaaaattgaaataatgacttgaaacttagtattacatgtttttagaccagtttgatgaaatgaacccaaatttttttttactactatcatagtttctgagttcttaattttagccatttttggagacaccgataaactttttttgacagcataccaattttgacaagccatgtgtacagaaaacattctaagtgattctcaggcttaaaaataattcaaacagataaaatgtgtcccacGTTTGTCCaaaataccttatccagctcagagaatGTGGGAATGTGTTTCTAAAGCACAAtgctaaatacataatctaaattttatgccgtataaatacaaagtggttagaaagttatttttttgtccacctggatctgcaacacgtttactttgcACTAATCGCCTAGTctggtgccactcacaattaatttttgaatatccacaggaactttttatgcaaaatgaaaaatgctaaacaactgtatttgctttgcagaagtaacaataggcttatctttatcataagtcctgtgaatgttggtttatgaaaaagatattcttaatgctataagcgctccactggatttgtaacacattatactaagtgtcctccatgtgaaacagtttacctttactaagtcttaacctgaagactttaggtcttcctacttcaagcgaatattacttctggctatactttcccaaattttgttatttcataaaagaaaactgaaaatctacaaaattatttatacatgcagaaatttatttatgaaatataggtttcagtttgtcgtggcaacatgtttaccaacatgcaatgtcttgcatacctaactagctatatatatactcaagtcttgaatgttcgtctatgggaggtccaaataactacctagctatttttatttaaaatgacagaataccttgaaaaatcttttgtgcagctagctacattaaagtaatatatttagctcttgtactttatcacttaattatttaataacaaatgtgccctggagtgctggcatggtactggctaggtagcttaaaatcacaaaataaatattatccagatgtggCCATCCCTCATCATTAGACATCGGAAAGGCGtttttgttctttacttctcattgtggggtacctcaaattcttgtaaatccattgaaaaaaattacttaagaattcctcttctttcccttgcactactcatggcatttctttgcatgtcttTACTTTCAAGCCACGATCCCTGAGCTTCCAACCCCGTCTcagtcacaagtttcagcgctagccaaaatGACGGACAACGTCAAGGAActctgggtaattttgaaaaattgtggTTCGCTttatgattttcagatatttgctgctgatatcagcatattttggccctcgggtgccacacctccgtacatataggagttaattatctttaatatGTTCTACATTACACAACCAACACACACGATCCTTTTGTGATAGATGGATAACTATTATATATGGGCAAAAAATAGAGCAATATATGGAATTCAATCTCAATTCTTGTAGTAAACTATTTTACAATATAccagaataaataaaataaatatatatacagatTTACACACACTGTTTTAAGAAAACACGGGAAGAAAAAAATTTCGTGATAAAAATCTGGTAAATACATTATACAAACTAGCTACATATATATGAACTATAAATTGGTATATACAGCAGTTCAGTGGCACAGTTTCAGTGGTACAGTTTCAGTGGCACAGTTTCAACAGCACAGTTTCAGTGGTACATTTTACACAATTCAATCAATACTTTAAAACAAATTCGAGGTTCCAAGTAGTTCGATATTTCATCAATTTTGTGATTAAGGGGCTGATCACATAGAGCAAACCAGCCTTGTTAGGGCTGACTCACTTAGTTGAGATATTGTCTGTTACAGATTTGTAAAAATGGCAAAGgacaatttttaaaatcctcTGTCTGAAATAATTGAAAGACACATTGCCAAGGTAGGTCagtttataataatattttttacttttatttcttagttttaaatttatgtattttaatCTAGTTTCAACACTAACACTTATACAGCGTTTGAACAAAATATTGCTTAGAGAAGCTTATAATATATTCATCTTTTAGgtcttgattttaaaaatgtcagaGGCCAAGGGTATGATGGTGCAGGTCCTACGGCAGGAAATGAAAAGGGAGTGGCTGCAAGAATTGCAAGAAAAATATCCAGCTGCAGTTTATGTTCTTTACTTTTCACCTAAACTAAATTTGTACATCGTTAAGATGACAAAAATTGCTTCCATTCGTAAATGTTTCAGCACTGTCGCTGCAAATCTGACTTCTTTGGTAACTCACCCAGGTGTCCTCAAGACCATGTTCAGTAGTGCTGATTTGGCTGATTCATTATGCCCAGTGTCTCAAGTTACTCTTTCACTCTCAAAGTTCCTTAAACCTTAAATTAGCaccttatattattttttaaccttgttttttattaaaatgtagATGGGTAAAATTTGATGAGCTTAATCGAATGATGCAATCATACAAAACTACTTATGAAGCAATATCTAAGATTGCAAATTCATGACCTTCTGACCGGGAGAATACACGACAGGACACAAATACACTTGTGATGGCAGCTGGATTCAGAACGAACAtggaaacattttcttttattgTCAACTTgtggtaaaaaaagattttttcataAGTTTCAGCCATTGGGGTAAGTCTGCAGgatatgtaaaatatttatgtaaaatatttacttttgaggctttttgaggctttttttacACCGGTCtatgaaaaattttgataaaaatatcaaatgaCTCTAAAACACCACATATATTTGTGTCTTCTGTCTTTTGCAGAATAAGGAAAAGTCACTAAGATAGAAAATCCCTCCAGCAGCTTCTAAAAATATAGATCCAAAGGTTATTTGAAAGCTAACATGCCAAAAATGATCCTGTTAATTTCAGCACTAACAAAGCATACTGTATTTACTCTCTTTTCAATTTCCAAAATAAAAGCAGGTTTAGCAGAAATCAGGAAAATCAGGGAAATATTACAGGacactagtcgttaacccgtggaaaaaaccATGGGGTCgcccatttttaaattaaacgctATTCTGTGTGCCCGTTGCGGGACACTTTTCGTGCAGACAGATAATaatacggctatttttatagagatAAGCTGGGGAACCCTGTGCCGAAACgctgggttaagccacaagtaactgtgttaccggCGTTGAAGGCCACGTTGAGCACCATAACTGTGCCGTAAATCCTGGTGGAGCGCTTTTGAacaaaacaatcggtcaatattattttattttatggaaTAAGTTTccatgaaagttaaaaaaaaattaattgtgacgcCGGGCTGAGCGATtaatacaggtaaaccgtgccATACATCTATATAGGCGTGATACCTTTTTATGgcaacttcagtttaaataaaaacacagaaacagTCTCTTTTTAACACTTGGTTAAGTACTTTGTGCAGGTAAACTGTGTCGCACATGCTTATAGgtataatacccttttccaaaaagacTTAATtgcaacttcagtttaaataaaacacaggaaacagcctgtcgttaactTGTCTGgctaaaacaatcgctcagacattttattttacagaaaTAGTTgtcaggaaaataataaaaggtatagctacctaactgcatttagcataaaaattattgcttaagattattgttgtagccaaactgcatttggctactttcactttttaggaAGAGGTTGCTAAAGAGCTAGATAGATGGTCGCAACCgcaaagttaaaataaataatattggctaggataaaagCTCTTATATTAAACTGAATAACACCCgtaaaagaataggaataaatagGGCTAGGTAGATGGTTTTCAGATGTTCCCTCGAAATCTATGTCTTTAACCAAAATCTTAAAACTGGTGGTTTAAGATTTGTATGtggctaaaaaatatatttaccttaacatgtgaaaacatacaGACACgaatattacaaaataaaaagcctTTGAAGATAAAAAAGGTCAACGAGAAACCTTACAAACCTAGCACTGAACACACCACTTCCAGAATCAAATTGGCCTTTGTTCCTTTGTCGCATGTCGTAGCCAAAAAAATCTCagattgcttttttaaaaaatggggcGTTGCAACTAGCTGCTACATGCGGGCaatcaaaacaaagtcggtaaaaatatatcccATTCGGTGCAgatataaaaattttgtgtttccgtaactgGACACGTGtttcacagacagacagacaaaatacagttATTATCAAAGAGATGGGCATTATTTAAAGTTTAGTATTATTTGTTTAGTATTAATATGAGTTTAGTAATATTTGCAACAATAGGCAACAAAAGTCTTGAAAAGGAAGGATAAAAAGCATAAAGACGTTTACCACAAATCTCTATGCTATCAACAAGTCAACTTTTACATCTTTTAATTAAAACTTAATATGTATGCATTTAAAATTGTTATAAGAGCCAACTCACTATTTTGCGTTGGAAAAATTGGAGAATGTAGGTACCAACTTCATAGAAATATACACATGTGGAATTATtggaaatcttttttaaaatggcaAAACAGGAAGGATTACCAGAGACGTTACCTAGTAAACAaagaagctagctagctatctcaaaACATATATCATGATTTTTTACCAGAGTAGACGACCAAGCCCACCTTCTTGCATAAAACATTCTGGAGTTCCAACCATCAAGAGGAACGATAACCGTTTTGGGCAAGTAATTTTGTCTTTTAGACCTAAAACTCGGAGACAATACTTCCCAGGAAGACATGAATATGGGTTTCTTACAATCTGAGTTCCCATTGGCTGAtaataaaaagcatttctattgaCTTTAAGGCTATGGGCTGTTTCTATCTCTTTACCTATATATATCATTCATGGTGATTTTAAAGTTTCTGTCTTTTGGCAACGCAAATCAATACACAAGTTCACAGTTATTATATGTAGTAATACACGTAGTAGTGGTTTCAAAAGACAATGCTGCGGGCTATGAGAAAAATCTGCGCGGAAAtggaagaaaacaacaacaaacacgttTGCCAGCCCACAGCAGTGGGTATTTTTGGTAAAAAGgtcgttttcagttttaatattaAGTTATGTATTCTAAATTGGTTTTAAGATGATTAGTATGGTGCAACTAGTTGTACAGATAACTTGGATAAAATAAGTGTATGTTATTTTTACTTAACTGTGAAAAGGTGTAACACACTTAAACCAATTTCAAATCGATGTTCATACAATCATCATCATCagcattctcggcttaacgtacGTTTTCCATTCTAACATGGGTttgacggggtatattaatgaccctcttccaatctgatctagagtGTGTTAggtctaaactcaacttcctcgaTATCAAGTCTTtctttataacctcctgccaagtctttctcggtctgccccTGGGCTTTGGAATTACATACAGACTTAAATCGTTCAAAATATTGTTCGATCCATCAAATGCGAAGACACTACATTGATTAGGCATGGTACATTTGCATTGTTTTCCTgatactgtatatatatatactgtaaaAAAAGCTTTTCACAATGGTCAGGATGCTCCAGCCCATGACTACAAATATTGTTAAATCTATGGGGACACAGGACAAATTTTCCAGGCGATtaacaaatcaattttattaCAATCAGCTAAAATATTTATCGTGTCACCACATACGGCCAATAAACATGCCATAATATACAAGATGTCATCCTTGTTGTGAtggaaacattaaaaaaatgttacattACTGTAGGAAAATTTATCACCATCTAAACTGGGACATTTCTAGATTACCCAGATTTTTGTGTTTTCCAGGCACGTTACGACCCCtggcaaataaacaaacaagcaGGCaagcaagcaaacaaacaaacaaaaagagaCTGCCCACCTTTTGCAATTCTATTGAAGGCTCGCCCAATTTTTCGCAATAAGTTTTATTGAAGTCATTTTGCTGCAGGCAAAGTTTGTGTAGAACCAGCTGCGGAAGGATGGTGTAGTTGATTGTAAAAATAACTGTGTAGAAAAGAATGAGTGGTTCACTTGATATACCACAACCAGATTTCATGTTAATAATTATCCTAAAATAAtgcaga encodes the following:
- the LOC130630173 gene encoding proton-coupled folate transporter-like — translated: MKSGCGISSEPLILFYTVIFTINYTILPQLVLHKLCLQQNDFNKTYCEKLGEPSIELQKKSTEWWFYLLTTSLVPAVFTVLIWGPITDIIGRKRAMTLVPIINGIRALVYLWSAYFMEAHVGYMLFGSFLSCLYGEFQGVVALCYAYIADVTSDSPNHRTMRMAFVEASVFFAGVPAGLLSGYLLEKLGFISVFALTFGIDVLTLLYVLIYLPDQVVQPAAERTSSRTSLLHGGDSIRETDAVVENIEKNKSANASFNDIKYTHLLNPFAHYKSIVEVLTEPRWISVVVPLTLAFGFSVCAFVGELIVETLYLKNKPFVFSAQEIGYYVAVQGSIRGVGVIIVTQLSHRCFHFNDYTLIIFGLISQITCFLLIGLARTPTVVFLVNIFGLAVSVATATLRSLITKQVLPHQYGSVLASIEAVDAIASVLINAAALWTYNFTLSVYSGVVFFGLSGFSFLSLLLVIGCFCKQNNTNLI